One segment of Clostridium ljungdahlii DSM 13528 DNA contains the following:
- a CDS encoding putative ABC transporter permease subunit, with product MNNYIVLTKVLLKNGSNSASMKKNSNIKKAALWIIILLALLPTIKLFSLFISSAYDYLYKIGQQGLILSLGISFTSVFIFFFAIFYSINVLYFSKDIDLLLPLPLKPWEILLSKFTVILIYEYLTEIFILLPILLIYGYKGSYNPLYFIYSAVLFLIVPIIPIAAASILNMVIMSFTNIGKHRDILKILGGIFAMLFAIGLNIVLQKMTVSSQNYENIFKMINEGNNSLVSLSNKFFPGSTLSASSLVYSSSFKGFENLILFIVLNILVISLFSVLGQYLYFKGAQGGSEISAKRRELDYSKLNKTSSKNSKFKALLLQEMKSIFRTPVYFMNCILANIIIPIVLFIPFLVQPDSFHKLNVLVNIKVTSTTTMICIVVSLAAGLILGASNSITSTAISREGENIFVKKYLPVSYSTQIMVKVISGVLVGIASIFLVLIGLTLLVKLPIYFSVISLLVSFIGILLTSMTGILIDLKFPKLHWDNEVKAVKQNFNTFINTIISFIVTGILIFSMINFYSYLNEVAVLGLFVIIAANFILYKVICSKGISMFKNIEM from the coding sequence ATGAATAATTATATAGTTTTAACTAAAGTATTGTTAAAAAACGGAAGTAATTCTGCAAGTATGAAAAAAAATAGTAATATTAAAAAAGCAGCCCTCTGGATAATTATTTTACTAGCCCTCTTACCTACTATAAAACTATTTTCTCTTTTTATATCGTCAGCTTATGACTACCTCTACAAAATAGGTCAGCAAGGCTTAATTTTATCTCTTGGTATATCTTTTACAAGTGTATTTATATTCTTTTTTGCCATATTTTATTCTATAAATGTACTATATTTTTCAAAAGATATAGACCTTCTTCTGCCACTACCCTTAAAGCCTTGGGAAATTCTACTTTCCAAGTTCACTGTAATACTCATATATGAATATCTTACTGAAATTTTTATACTACTTCCCATTTTGCTAATCTATGGATATAAAGGAAGTTATAATCCGCTTTATTTTATATACAGTGCAGTACTATTTTTAATAGTACCTATTATACCTATAGCTGCAGCTTCAATTTTGAATATGGTAATAATGAGTTTTACAAATATAGGTAAGCATCGTGATATTTTAAAAATTTTAGGTGGAATTTTTGCAATGTTATTTGCAATAGGTTTAAATATAGTACTTCAAAAAATGACTGTATCCTCCCAAAATTATGAAAACATATTTAAGATGATAAATGAAGGAAATAATTCTTTAGTATCTCTTTCAAATAAGTTTTTTCCAGGGAGTACATTGTCTGCAAGTTCTCTAGTATATAGTTCAAGCTTTAAGGGATTTGAAAACTTAATTTTATTTATAGTGCTAAATATTCTTGTAATTTCACTATTTTCAGTACTTGGTCAATATTTGTATTTTAAAGGTGCTCAAGGCGGCAGTGAAATTTCTGCAAAGAGAAGAGAACTGGATTATTCAAAATTAAATAAAACTTCCTCTAAAAATTCTAAATTTAAAGCTCTACTACTTCAGGAAATGAAATCTATTTTCAGAACACCTGTGTATTTTATGAATTGCATTTTAGCAAATATTATAATACCTATTGTACTTTTTATACCATTTTTAGTTCAACCGGACTCTTTTCACAAATTAAATGTTCTAGTGAATATTAAGGTAACCTCAACTACTACAATGATTTGTATCGTAGTATCTCTAGCTGCAGGATTAATTTTGGGAGCTTCCAATTCCATAACTTCCACAGCCATATCAAGGGAGGGAGAAAACATATTTGTAAAAAAATACTTACCAGTTTCCTACAGTACTCAGATTATGGTAAAAGTGATTTCTGGTGTTCTTGTTGGAATTGCAAGCATATTTTTAGTCTTAATAGGATTGACTTTACTTGTAAAACTGCCTATATACTTCTCAGTTATTTCACTTTTAGTTAGTTTTATAGGAATACTGCTTACCTCCATGACTGGAATTTTAATTGATTTGAAATTTCCAAAACTGCACTGGGATAACGAAGTAAAAGCTGTAAAACAAAATTTCAATACCTTTATAAATACTATAATTAGCTTTATAGTCACAGGTATATTAATATTTTCAATGATTAATTTTTACAGCTACCTAAATGAAGTAGCTGTCCTGGGACTTTTCGTAATAATAGCAGCAAATTTTATACTGTATAAAGTTATATGTTCAAAGGGAATCTCTATGTTTAAAAATATAGAGATGTAA
- a CDS encoding ABC transporter ATP-binding protein, which translates to MIELLGVNKSYNSSSKAVNNLNLSIPDGEIFGFIGPNGAGKTTTIKMMTGIIKADSGSVRINNIDINEKPIEAKYQFGFVPDSPDMFLRLKGIEYLNFMADIYGVKSEERTAKIKNLSKRFEISNALGDQIQSYSHGMRQKIIIIGALIHNPSVWILDEPMTGLDPKSSYTLKEMMKEHASAGNTVFFSTHVLEVAEKLCDRLAVINKGSLSFSGTFQELKNKFNENESLENIFLEMTGNE; encoded by the coding sequence ATGATCGAATTATTAGGGGTAAACAAAAGCTACAATTCATCTTCAAAAGCAGTAAACAATCTAAATCTAAGTATACCCGATGGAGAAATATTTGGATTTATAGGTCCAAATGGTGCTGGAAAAACTACCACTATAAAAATGATGACAGGAATAATAAAAGCAGATAGTGGAAGTGTAAGAATAAACAACATAGATATAAATGAAAAACCAATAGAGGCCAAATATCAATTTGGTTTTGTACCTGACAGCCCAGATATGTTCTTAAGACTTAAAGGTATAGAATACTTAAATTTCATGGCAGATATATATGGAGTGAAATCTGAAGAAAGAACAGCTAAAATTAAAAATTTATCCAAGAGGTTTGAGATATCAAATGCTTTAGGAGACCAAATTCAAAGCTATTCCCACGGCATGAGGCAAAAAATAATAATTATAGGTGCTCTAATCCACAATCCAAGTGTTTGGATATTAGACGAACCTATGACAGGACTTGATCCTAAATCCTCATATACATTAAAAGAAATGATGAAAGAACATGCAAGTGCAGGAAACACCGTATTTTTTTCAACTCATGTTTTAGAAGTGGCAGAAAAATTATGTGATAGACTTGCAGTTATAAATAAAGGCTCCCTCTCATTTTCCGGAACTTTTCAAGAGTTAAAAAATAAGTTCAATGAAAATGAAAGCCTAGAAAATATTTTCTTGGAGATGACTGGCAATGAATAA
- a CDS encoding MarR family transcriptional regulator has translation MNCAKDKLLLIEDVKKDLYDFVIISRSIMNEINYEEKLSISQLFLLYLLEESESYKVSELAEKLGITPSAVTNLSNKLVESQFINRFRPEDNRRVVMISLTDKGKQFLKKMGEVKSRFLAEALSELNNDDLKNMNLSFLKLNYALQKYKNRK, from the coding sequence ATGAACTGTGCAAAAGATAAATTATTACTTATTGAAGATGTAAAAAAAGACTTATATGATTTTGTTATTATAAGTAGATCTATAATGAATGAAATAAATTATGAAGAAAAACTTTCTATTTCGCAGTTGTTTCTTTTATATCTACTTGAAGAAAGTGAATCCTACAAAGTTAGTGAACTTGCTGAAAAACTTGGAATAACTCCCTCAGCTGTTACAAACTTAAGCAATAAGTTAGTTGAAAGCCAATTTATAAATAGATTTAGACCAGAAGACAACAGGCGGGTAGTTATGATATCTTTAACAGATAAAGGAAAGCAATTCTTAAAAAAAATGGGTGAAGTAAAATCTAGATTTTTGGCAGAAGCACTTTCGGAGTTGAATAATGATGATTTAAAAAATATGAATTTAAGCTTTTTAAAATTGAATTATGCTCTCCAAAAGTATAAAAATAGAAAATAA
- a CDS encoding efflux RND transporter periplasmic adaptor subunit, which yields MKFNVLKSKKNIVKIVVVLLVVLMVAAIAHNVIKNKKVESQNKIQNVNVAEAKLDSLTTTVDYSGKLNSDKDVSISPKTPGKVQALNVKVGSTVKAGDILFTLDSTSLQAQLQQQQASIQSAAANLDKTKSSGVEQQIVQQQQALNTAQINYNDAENNYNREQSLYSAGAAPKQDLDNATTKLENAEASLSAAQQNLDLTRQKVGPESVEVAQAQVNQAQAGLKSIQSQIDDNVIKSPISGVVSAVNIHQGEITSGSQASVTIVDSSSIMAEVNVPDTMLSKIKVGQSIPVTIPSLSDKKLTGTVDTITPNADSKTQQYLIKVRIPNSDASLTSGMYSKVSFPDQVKNNVMTVPNETIKVENGVSYLFVVRSNKVKKVAVTTGLSNDKVTEITSSNIESGDRIITSGQTFLNDGDKVKVLN from the coding sequence ATGAAATTTAACGTTTTAAAATCCAAAAAAAATATTGTGAAGATAGTAGTTGTTTTATTAGTAGTTTTAATGGTAGCTGCTATAGCCCATAACGTAATTAAAAATAAAAAAGTAGAGTCACAAAATAAAATTCAAAATGTAAATGTTGCTGAAGCAAAACTAGATTCTTTGACAACAACTGTAGATTATTCGGGAAAGTTAAATTCAGATAAAGATGTGTCTATATCTCCTAAAACACCAGGCAAAGTTCAGGCTTTAAACGTAAAGGTAGGTAGTACTGTAAAAGCTGGAGATATACTTTTTACTCTTGATTCAACTTCACTGCAGGCACAGCTTCAGCAGCAGCAGGCAAGTATACAATCTGCAGCGGCAAATTTGGATAAAACCAAAAGTTCTGGAGTTGAACAGCAGATTGTACAGCAGCAGCAGGCATTAAATACAGCACAGATAAATTATAATGATGCCGAAAATAATTATAATAGGGAGCAGAGTTTATATTCTGCTGGAGCTGCACCAAAACAGGATTTAGACAATGCTACTACAAAATTAGAAAATGCAGAAGCTTCGCTTTCTGCGGCACAACAAAACTTAGATTTGACCAGGCAAAAAGTTGGACCTGAATCGGTGGAAGTAGCTCAGGCTCAGGTGAATCAGGCACAAGCTGGACTAAAATCAATTCAAAGTCAAATTGATGATAATGTAATAAAATCACCTATTTCTGGTGTTGTATCTGCTGTAAATATACACCAAGGAGAAATTACTTCAGGTTCTCAGGCATCCGTAACCATAGTAGATTCAAGTTCAATTATGGCTGAAGTAAATGTGCCAGATACTATGCTTTCAAAAATTAAAGTTGGACAGTCTATACCTGTAACAATTCCTTCTCTTTCGGATAAAAAATTGACAGGAACTGTAGATACTATAACACCTAATGCAGACAGCAAAACTCAACAATATCTGATTAAAGTAAGAATACCTAATTCAGATGCAAGCTTAACATCAGGAATGTATTCAAAAGTGTCCTTTCCTGACCAGGTTAAAAATAATGTAATGACGGTACCTAATGAAACTATAAAAGTTGAAAATGGAGTTTCATATTTGTTTGTAGTAAGAAGCAATAAAGTAAAGAAAGTAGCTGTAACTACAGGACTTTCAAATGATAAAGTTACTGAAATAACATCTTCTAACATAGAATCTGGAGATAGGATAATAACTTCAGGACAAACATTCTTAAATGACGGAGATAAAGTTAAAGTACTTAATTAA
- a CDS encoding efflux RND transporter permease subunit — translation MNLTELSVKKPAAITMVILFLLGLGIFGYTHLGADLMPSMDIPVISISTTYSGASSEDIRKDVVKPMEDAVAGISGIDRINSTAREGMGQTTIIFKSSANMNTAFLDVQKAVDNAQGKLPKNADKPILFKLDTGAMSALMLSVSGNLSYDELYNEANTITEALKKVQGVGNVSLEGIQKKQLIIKLNKSAIEFYGINLNTLTSKLQSDNINMPAGQIKQDKLNQSVRVISKFESVDEVKNLLIPTSGNSTVRLGDIADVNLEYPEQDQRIRMNGKNTIGISIQKQSDANVVEVVNNVKKEIAGLKKDMPSNIRLDTAYDSTTFINSSISQIKHTLIEGVITTALVLLIFLKSWRSSLVILVAIPTSLISTFFMMYVMKFTMNIMSLMGLSLCVGTLVDDSIVVLDNIQRHLAMKKDPQSAAIDGRKEIGLASIAITLCDVVVYLPVCFMTGMVGTYFREFGLTIVFASLFSLFVAFTITPMLSSRLLKTEENRQAKSGMLKSKFKQSIFYRILNGISSSMDSITANYKRFLIWCLDHRKRVLALGAVVLVATIALIPIGAIGTELMPTTDESNFSISMSFDSGTSLNEMDKKVKQVENYLHSVSEVSTYYSMVGSSSDSVMMDSSSNSASMYVTLYPKNDRKRSQTEVAKQVRKWGNANLAGTDFSVSESEAGGSGSSKPISIEILGDNTDTVTEISNKVEQIVKGISGITDVDNSTNASQSELRVKIDKLAAAQYGVSISDISSTLRTAIQGSSAGTYSTSDDDYDIKVKFHDGDIKTPSDISGIKVLNQSGQSIPISEVASIVRTNSPQSISRKDRQDVATISANIEGRSLGTISQQINEKLKSLSVPEGYKIQFGGDQKSMGDSFTSLGEALGVSLILIYMILVVLYESFLTPFIRMLSLPCALVGAFGILAITGKTLNMMSLIGLIMLDGLASKNGTLLIDYTNTLIKRGYSLREALIESGERRLRPIMMTSLTMIVGMLPAALSIGEGSELKSSMAVLVIGGMIASTIFTPIILPIIYLMMDNLKNRIFKKRKKQPEMQEV, via the coding sequence ATGAATTTAACTGAACTATCTGTAAAAAAGCCAGCAGCAATAACAATGGTTATATTATTTTTGCTAGGGCTTGGTATATTTGGATATACACATCTTGGTGCAGACCTTATGCCTTCAATGGATATACCAGTAATTTCTATATCCACTACTTATTCTGGTGCCAGTTCCGAAGACATAAGAAAGGATGTTGTAAAACCTATGGAGGATGCAGTTGCAGGTATAAGCGGCATCGATAGAATTAATTCTACAGCTAGAGAAGGAATGGGACAAACTACTATAATATTTAAGTCCAGCGCAAATATGAATACAGCCTTTCTAGATGTACAAAAAGCTGTAGATAATGCACAAGGTAAACTTCCTAAAAATGCAGATAAACCTATTTTATTTAAGTTAGATACAGGTGCAATGTCTGCGTTAATGCTATCCGTATCTGGAAACCTATCTTATGATGAACTTTACAATGAGGCAAATACTATAACTGAGGCTCTAAAAAAAGTTCAAGGGGTAGGAAATGTATCTCTTGAAGGAATACAAAAAAAGCAGTTGATAATAAAATTAAATAAATCCGCTATAGAATTTTATGGTATAAATTTAAATACTTTAACTTCTAAACTGCAGTCAGATAATATAAATATGCCTGCAGGCCAGATAAAGCAGGACAAATTAAATCAATCTGTGAGGGTTATAAGTAAATTTGAAAGTGTAGATGAAGTAAAAAATTTGCTCATACCTACTTCAGGAAACAGTACTGTCCGTCTAGGAGATATAGCAGATGTAAATTTGGAATATCCTGAACAAGATCAACGTATTAGAATGAATGGAAAAAATACTATAGGAATAAGTATACAAAAGCAAAGTGATGCAAATGTAGTTGAAGTTGTAAACAATGTTAAAAAGGAAATTGCTGGGTTAAAAAAAGATATGCCATCTAATATTAGATTGGATACAGCATATGACAGTACTACGTTTATAAATTCTTCTATTTCTCAAATAAAGCATACTTTAATAGAGGGTGTAATAACAACTGCTCTAGTTTTACTAATATTCTTAAAAAGCTGGAGATCTTCACTTGTAATACTTGTAGCTATACCAACATCTCTTATATCAACTTTCTTTATGATGTATGTTATGAAATTTACTATGAATATAATGTCTCTTATGGGATTATCTCTTTGTGTAGGTACCCTTGTAGATGACTCAATTGTTGTACTAGATAATATACAGCGGCATCTGGCTATGAAAAAGGATCCACAATCTGCAGCTATAGATGGACGTAAAGAAATAGGACTTGCATCTATTGCCATAACCCTTTGTGATGTAGTTGTATATCTTCCTGTTTGCTTTATGACAGGTATGGTAGGAACTTACTTTAGGGAGTTCGGACTTACTATAGTTTTTGCCTCGTTATTTTCCTTATTTGTAGCATTTACTATAACTCCTATGCTGTCATCAAGACTTCTTAAAACAGAAGAAAATAGACAAGCAAAATCAGGCATGTTAAAAAGTAAATTTAAACAAAGCATATTTTATAGAATACTTAATGGAATTTCAAGTTCTATGGATAGCATAACAGCTAACTATAAAAGATTTCTCATATGGTGCTTGGATCATAGAAAAAGGGTACTTGCTCTCGGTGCAGTTGTATTAGTAGCGACTATTGCATTGATACCTATAGGTGCTATAGGAACAGAACTTATGCCAACTACAGATGAAAGTAATTTTAGTATAAGTATGAGTTTTGATTCTGGAACTAGTTTAAATGAAATGGATAAGAAAGTTAAACAAGTAGAAAATTATTTACATAGTGTATCTGAAGTTAGTACATATTATTCCATGGTAGGATCTAGCAGTGACAGTGTAATGATGGATAGTTCTTCGAATTCTGCAAGTATGTATGTAACTCTTTATCCTAAAAATGATAGAAAAAGATCTCAAACTGAAGTGGCAAAACAAGTTAGAAAATGGGGAAATGCAAATCTAGCTGGAACAGATTTTTCTGTGAGTGAATCCGAAGCTGGAGGATCAGGTTCAAGTAAGCCTATATCCATTGAAATATTAGGAGATAATACGGATACTGTAACTGAAATATCAAATAAAGTAGAGCAAATAGTAAAAGGTATTTCTGGAATTACAGATGTAGATAACTCTACAAATGCAAGTCAAAGCGAGCTTAGAGTTAAAATAGACAAGTTAGCAGCAGCACAGTATGGTGTATCCATATCAGATATATCATCTACACTTAGGACAGCAATTCAAGGTTCTTCTGCTGGGACATATAGTACTAGTGATGATGATTATGATATAAAAGTGAAATTTCACGATGGTGACATAAAAACTCCTTCGGATATAAGTGGAATAAAAGTGCTAAATCAATCTGGACAATCTATACCAATAAGTGAAGTTGCATCTATAGTAAGAACTAATAGTCCCCAATCTATATCAAGAAAGGATAGGCAGGATGTAGCTACAATTTCTGCAAATATTGAAGGAAGGTCTCTTGGAACTATAAGTCAGCAGATAAATGAAAAATTGAAGTCACTATCTGTACCAGAAGGTTATAAAATTCAATTTGGTGGGGATCAGAAGAGTATGGGAGACAGTTTTACTTCTCTTGGAGAAGCGCTGGGAGTATCATTAATACTTATTTACATGATACTTGTTGTACTTTACGAATCCTTCTTAACACCATTTATAAGAATGTTATCACTGCCTTGTGCACTCGTTGGAGCTTTTGGAATACTTGCTATTACAGGCAAAACTTTAAATATGATGTCCTTAATAGGACTTATAATGCTTGATGGATTAGCTTCTAAAAATGGTACTCTATTGATTGATTATACTAATACTCTCATAAAACGTGGATATAGTTTAAGGGAAGCATTAATTGAATCTGGTGAAAGAAGATTAAGGCCTATAATGATGACTTCTTTAACTATGATTGTGGGTATGCTGCCAGCAGCTTTATCTATAGGTGAAGGTAGTGAATTGAAATCAAGTATGGCTGTCTTAGTTATTGGAGGAATGATTGCATCAACTATTTTTACTCCTATAATATTACCTATAATTTACTTGATGATGGACAATTTGAAAAATCGTATATTTAAAAAAAGAAAAAAACAGCCAGAAATGCAGGAGGTGTAA
- a CDS encoding ClC family H(+)/Cl(-) exchange transporter, protein MKNQMEMSDKRNKYTALLNENSFKLERILESIIVGMLTGLIISFLRFLVDKSGYLLVNTYKTIGLKHWLIPVWIIFLITIGYIIGLIAKKNVAIRGSGIPQVEGVLLEKLHMTWWKVILGKFVGSFLAIGTGLSLGIEGPSVQLGAAVGQGFSKILKRIKIEEKYLIVSGTSAGIAAAFNAPLAGTMFALEEISKKLSPTILISAFSAAVASNFISYQFFGFKPVFDFRNVPRLPLNCYLFIIVLGIIIGVLGVGFNRALVKAQNIFSMQKWIPIQFRPMFCLAISIFIGFLLPQILGEGNMLIMSLAKGNIAIKMLVILLVCKFMFSMICCGSGTPGGIFLPLFTVGALIGAIYGSAATYLFHINSSYIGIFIILAMAGYFSSVIRAPMSGSILVVEMTGSFSNLLPIAIISVISYLTAYILKSKPIYETLLEKLLIN, encoded by the coding sequence ATGAAAAATCAGATGGAAATGAGCGATAAAAGAAATAAATATACAGCGTTACTTAATGAAAATAGTTTTAAGTTAGAAAGGATACTTGAAAGTATTATTGTTGGAATGTTAACAGGTCTTATAATATCTTTTTTGAGATTTTTAGTGGATAAATCAGGATATCTTTTAGTGAATACTTATAAAACAATCGGTTTAAAGCATTGGCTAATTCCAGTTTGGATTATATTTTTAATTACAATAGGTTATATAATTGGTTTGATTGCAAAAAAGAATGTTGCAATTAGGGGAAGTGGTATTCCACAAGTTGAAGGTGTATTACTTGAAAAGCTTCATATGACATGGTGGAAAGTAATATTGGGGAAATTTGTAGGGAGTTTTCTTGCTATTGGGACAGGTCTTTCACTTGGCATAGAAGGACCTTCTGTTCAATTAGGTGCAGCAGTTGGGCAAGGCTTTTCAAAAATTTTAAAAAGAATAAAAATAGAAGAAAAATATCTTATTGTAAGTGGTACTAGTGCTGGAATCGCTGCTGCCTTCAATGCTCCACTGGCTGGAACGATGTTCGCACTAGAGGAGATTTCAAAAAAACTGTCGCCTACAATTTTGATTTCAGCATTTTCTGCTGCAGTAGCTTCAAATTTTATTTCCTATCAATTTTTTGGTTTTAAGCCTGTTTTTGATTTTAGAAATGTACCCAGGTTGCCATTAAATTGTTATTTATTTATTATTGTACTTGGGATTATTATAGGTGTTTTAGGAGTTGGTTTTAATAGAGCGTTAGTAAAAGCACAAAATATATTTTCTATGCAAAAATGGATTCCTATACAGTTCAGACCAATGTTTTGTTTAGCAATATCAATCTTTATAGGTTTTTTACTGCCTCAGATTTTAGGAGAAGGAAATATGCTTATAATGTCTCTTGCAAAAGGTAATATTGCAATAAAAATGCTTGTGATTTTACTTGTTTGTAAATTTATGTTTTCAATGATATGTTGTGGTTCAGGAACTCCAGGAGGAATATTTCTACCATTATTTACTGTAGGAGCTTTAATAGGAGCTATATATGGAAGTGCTGCTACTTACTTATTTCATATTAATAGTTCTTACATTGGAATCTTTATAATTCTTGCTATGGCAGGATATTTTTCTTCAGTTATAAGGGCGCCTATGAGTGGCAGTATACTTGTTGTAGAAATGACAGGATCTTTTAGCAATCTTTTACCTATTGCTATTATTTCAGTAATTTCTTATTTGACTGCTTATATATTAAAGTCTAAACCAATATATGAAACTTTACTGGAAAAACTTTTAATTAATTAG